A single Dehalococcoidia bacterium DNA region contains:
- the purM gene encoding phosphoribosylformylglycinamidine cyclo-ligase: protein MPKQPDKETYAGAGVDIDAAIRAKDLIKQHSRITRNSSVLSDIGFFNGLFELKGYREPVLVSSADGVGTKLKIAAALDKHDTIGIDLVNHCVNDILPSGADPLFFLDYIGAGKLVPEQISEVVKGLAQACKDVGCVLIGGETAEMPGTYALGDYDLVGFIVGAVEKGNLPNMKSTQQGDAIIGLPSSGLHTNGYSLARKVFAIGAGDESRSLLKTYHAELSGTLGEALLKPHRCYYHQLKPLLPKIKGLAHITGGGFWDNIPRSLPSGVSAHIRKGSWDILPIFELIRSQGHIDEHEMYHVFNMGIGMVIFCPPGEADGMLKALPEAKVIGEVVKGDGRVFID, encoded by the coding sequence ATGCCAAAACAACCCGATAAAGAAACCTATGCCGGGGCCGGTGTCGATATCGATGCCGCCATCCGGGCCAAAGACCTGATAAAGCAGCACTCCCGCATCACCAGGAATTCGAGCGTGCTCAGCGATATCGGCTTCTTCAACGGACTTTTCGAACTCAAAGGGTATCGAGAGCCGGTTCTGGTTTCCAGCGCCGATGGTGTGGGCACCAAGCTCAAGATCGCCGCCGCTCTGGATAAGCACGATACCATCGGCATCGACCTGGTCAATCACTGTGTGAATGATATCCTCCCTTCGGGAGCCGACCCCCTGTTCTTCCTCGATTACATCGGCGCCGGAAAGCTTGTCCCGGAACAGATCAGCGAAGTTGTGAAAGGGCTGGCTCAAGCCTGCAAGGATGTTGGCTGCGTCCTTATCGGTGGCGAAACCGCGGAGATGCCCGGAACTTACGCTCTGGGCGATTATGACCTGGTGGGATTCATCGTCGGCGCGGTCGAGAAAGGAAACCTCCCCAATATGAAGTCGACCCAACAAGGTGACGCCATCATCGGGCTTCCTTCAAGCGGACTCCACACCAACGGGTATTCGCTGGCCAGGAAGGTGTTCGCCATCGGGGCCGGGGATGAGTCACGTTCTTTGTTGAAAACTTATCATGCCGAACTCAGTGGTACGCTGGGAGAGGCCTTGCTCAAGCCGCATCGCTGCTACTATCATCAGTTGAAACCTCTGCTGCCCAAGATCAAGGGATTGGCCCATATCACCGGCGGCGGTTTCTGGGATAACATTCCGCGCTCTCTTCCCTCCGGCGTTTCGGCGCATATCCGGAAGGGGAGCTGGGACATTTTACCCATTTTCGAACTGATCCGCTCTCAAGGCCATATCGATGAGCATGAAATGTATCATGTCTTCAATATGGGAATCGGAATGGTGATCTTCTGCCCGCCCGGCGAAGCCGACGGCATGCTGAAGGCTCTGCCTGAGGCCAAAGTCATCGGGGAAGTGGTCAAAGGGGATGGGCGGGTCTTCATCGATTAG